A region from the Penaeus vannamei isolate JL-2024 unplaced genomic scaffold, ASM4276789v1 unanchor563, whole genome shotgun sequence genome encodes:
- the LOC138861029 gene encoding uncharacterized protein, with the protein MNSFIVPLLVFLILSGAANQSKGRGLRNKQKNSWWSKRGMLPPLPPSSERDAEVFIPGVPAASPGTPFKSGINLVDLQGPAPPSDLGDPQLAALSPCLTQLRQQLGLARYWLLRGSLNDLARPYLQKEPAYLRSEVKEPAYLRSEVTEDD; encoded by the exons ATGAATTCCTTTATTGTCCCGCTGTTggttttccttattctctccggGGCGGCCAACCAGAGCAAGGGAAGAGGACTCAGGAACAAACAGAAGAATA GTTGGTGGAGCAAAAGGGGGATGCTGCCCCCGCTCCCCCCTTCGTCAGAGCGAGATGCTGAGGTCTTCATCCCGGGCGTTCCTGCAGCATCTCCGGGAACGCCCTTCAAATCTGGGATAAACTTAGTGGATTTGCAAG GTCCCGCCCCGCCCTCTGACCTCGGTGACCCCCAACTCGCCGCCCTCTCACCTTGCCTGACCCAACTCCGGCAGCAACTTGGCCTCGCTCGCTACTGGCTTCTGAGGGGCTCGCTGAATGACCTCGCTCGCCCTTACCTGCAGAAGGAACCGGCCTAtctgaggtcagaggtcaaggaaCCGGCCTAtctgaggtcagaggtcacggaaGACGATTAA